Proteins encoded together in one Caballeronia sp. NK8 window:
- the ahpC gene encoding alkyl hydroperoxide reductase subunit C: MPIINSQVKPFKATAYHNGDFQTVTDESLKGKWSVFVFYPADFTFVCPTELGDLADRYDEFKKLGVEIYSVSTDTHFTHKAWHDTSDTIQKIKYPMIADPTLAISRAFDVLIEEEGLALRGTFVINPEGQIKLCEIHDNGIGRDAGELLRKVQAAQYIAKHPGQVCPAKWTPGAETLTPSLDLIGKI; the protein is encoded by the coding sequence ATGCCCATCATCAACAGTCAAGTCAAGCCGTTCAAAGCAACCGCCTACCACAATGGCGACTTCCAGACCGTCACCGATGAAAGCCTGAAGGGCAAGTGGTCGGTGTTCGTGTTCTACCCGGCCGACTTCACGTTCGTGTGCCCGACCGAATTGGGCGACCTGGCTGACCGTTACGACGAATTCAAGAAGCTGGGCGTGGAAATCTACTCGGTGTCGACCGACACGCACTTCACGCACAAGGCATGGCACGACACGTCGGACACGATCCAGAAGATCAAGTACCCGATGATCGCCGACCCGACGCTCGCAATCTCGCGCGCTTTCGACGTGCTGATCGAGGAAGAAGGCCTGGCGCTGCGCGGCACGTTCGTGATCAATCCGGAAGGCCAGATCAAGCTGTGCGAAATCCACGACAACGGCATCGGCCGTGACGCCGGCGAACTGCTCCGCAAGGTTCAGGCAGCGCAATACATCGCCAAGCACCCGGGTCAAGTGTGCCCCGCCAAGTGGACGCCGGGCGCTGAAACGCTGACCCCGTCGCTCGACCTGATCGGCAAGATCTAA
- the ahpF gene encoding alkyl hydroperoxide reductase subunit F, whose protein sequence is MLDANLKNQLKAYLEKVTRPIELVAFLDDGDKSRELKSLLDEIASLSHQISVVEKEDASVRRPSFTIGEAGKTAGIQFAGIPMGHEFTSLVLALLQTGGHPIKLDDATIEQIRNLDGDFAFETYFSLSCQNCPEVVQALNVMAIINPRIRHVAIDGALFQKEVEDRQVMSVPMMFINGESFGSGRMGVKEILAKLDTGASARAAKELENKPVFDTLIVGGGPAGAAAAIYSARKGIATGVVAERFGGQVLDTMAIENFVSVQETEGPKFATALEQHVKSYEVDVMDVQRAEKLVPGRINEIHLASGAVLKAKTVILSTGARWREINVPGEREYRGRGVAYCPHCDGPLFKGKRVAVIGGGNSGVEAAIDLAGLVSAVTLIEFGNELRADAVLQKKLRSLANVTIVTEAQTTEVTGDGKKVNGITYTDRATGASHHVELEGVFVQIGLVPNTEWLKGTVELSKHGEIVVDARGATSLPGVFAAGDVTTVPYKQIVIAVGEGAKASLSAFDHLIRASVEDEAVVEEEATA, encoded by the coding sequence ATGCTCGACGCCAATCTCAAGAACCAGTTAAAAGCGTATTTGGAAAAAGTCACCCGGCCGATCGAACTCGTCGCCTTCCTCGACGACGGCGACAAGTCGCGCGAGCTGAAAAGCCTGCTCGACGAGATCGCCTCGCTGTCGCACCAGATCAGCGTCGTCGAGAAAGAGGACGCCAGCGTGCGTCGTCCGTCCTTCACCATCGGCGAGGCGGGCAAGACCGCGGGCATCCAGTTCGCCGGCATTCCGATGGGCCATGAATTCACGTCGCTCGTGCTTGCGCTGTTGCAGACGGGCGGCCATCCGATCAAGCTCGACGACGCCACCATCGAGCAGATCCGCAACCTCGACGGCGACTTCGCATTCGAGACGTATTTCTCGCTGTCGTGCCAGAACTGCCCGGAAGTGGTGCAGGCGCTGAACGTGATGGCGATCATCAATCCGCGCATCAGACACGTCGCGATCGACGGCGCGTTGTTCCAGAAGGAAGTGGAAGACCGTCAGGTGATGTCCGTGCCGATGATGTTCATCAACGGCGAGAGCTTCGGCTCGGGTCGCATGGGCGTAAAGGAAATTCTGGCGAAACTGGACACGGGCGCATCGGCGCGCGCCGCGAAGGAACTGGAAAACAAGCCGGTGTTCGACACGCTGATCGTCGGCGGCGGTCCGGCTGGCGCGGCTGCGGCGATCTATTCGGCGCGCAAGGGCATCGCGACGGGCGTCGTCGCCGAGCGCTTCGGCGGCCAGGTGCTCGACACGATGGCGATTGAAAACTTCGTCTCCGTGCAGGAAACCGAGGGACCGAAGTTCGCGACGGCGCTGGAACAGCACGTGAAAAGCTATGAAGTCGACGTGATGGACGTGCAGCGCGCCGAGAAGCTCGTGCCGGGCCGCATCAACGAGATTCATCTGGCGAGCGGCGCGGTGCTGAAGGCGAAGACCGTGATTCTGTCGACCGGCGCGCGCTGGCGCGAAATCAACGTGCCGGGCGAGCGCGAGTATCGCGGCCGCGGCGTGGCGTACTGCCCTCACTGCGACGGCCCGCTCTTCAAGGGCAAGCGCGTCGCGGTGATCGGCGGCGGCAATTCGGGCGTGGAAGCGGCGATCGATCTCGCGGGCCTCGTCTCGGCGGTGACGCTGATCGAATTCGGCAACGAACTGCGCGCCGACGCGGTGCTGCAGAAGAAGCTGCGCAGCCTCGCGAACGTGACGATCGTCACCGAGGCGCAGACGACCGAAGTCACCGGCGATGGCAAGAAGGTCAACGGCATCACGTACACGGACCGCGCGACGGGCGCGAGTCATCATGTCGAACTGGAAGGCGTGTTCGTGCAGATCGGTCTCGTGCCGAACACCGAATGGCTGAAGGGCACGGTGGAATTGTCGAAGCACGGCGAGATCGTGGTCGACGCGCGCGGCGCGACGTCCTTGCCGGGCGTGTTCGCGGCGGGCGACGTGACGACGGTGCCCTACAAGCAGATCGTGATCGCGGTCGGCGAAGGCGCGAAGGCATCGCTCTCGGCGTTCGATCATCTGATCCGGGCGTCGGTGGAAGACGAAGCAGTGGTCGAAGAAGAAGCGACGGCCTGA